In Eriocheir sinensis breed Jianghai 21 chromosome 50, ASM2467909v1, whole genome shotgun sequence, one genomic interval encodes:
- the LOC126982303 gene encoding mitochondrial inner membrane protein OXA1L-like, producing the protein MMASLRLASRGTFFVVLPRCPAPTCRVFLKESPCRAITAAAASSYHTRSSCWGRQGVGGGLPRSPLHSFPRPPASSHLLTRTALASPLLLPSTPTHRHMSSFSETIRNVFSVRASSPPAEGVAGFVDEAAIPPPPAPSVADAVEYIPLPPAPPEAVAPVLNALGEPTFQSMGLGGWTPIGLIQSALETLHVTCDLPWWGTIAIATVILRTLIFPLVVVSQRNAAKMNNYMPQLQVLQMKMTEARNAGDQLNAARYSQEMVIFMKEKNLSPMRNILVPLAQAPIFISMFIGLRRMANLPVESLGQGGMWWFVDLTLPDAYYLLPIITSCTMLATIELGTDGARLSGQNMQYMKYVLRAMPLFIFPFTINFPAAVLCYWVSTNFFSLIQVGFLRIPAIREYFRIEKLVAHKKESLPQKDKKGPVEGFKESWRNMKISREIEDRQRYDEIRFKKAGTGPVVRTYKHDPTKKVINVQAKVKAK; encoded by the exons ATGATGGCCTCCCTCCGGCTGGCCTCACGCGGGACATTTTTTGTGGTGCTGCCCCGCTGCCCGGCGCCCACGTGCAGGGTGTTCCTGAAG GAGTCACCATGTCGGGCAAttactgccgccgccgcctccagctACCACACACGGTCATCATGTTGGGGGAGGCAAGGAGTGGGTGGGGGGCTGCCTCGctcccccctccactccttcccccgCCCCCCAGCCTCCTCACACCTCCTCACCCGCACCGCCCtcgcctcccccctcctcctcccctccacgccAACACACCGACACATGAGCTCCTTCAGTGAGACGATCAGGAAC GTATTCTCAGTGCGAGCGTCGTCACCCCCGGCTGAGGGTGTGGCTGGTTTTGTGGACGAGGCAGcaataccaccacctccagcGCCATCTGTTGCCG acGCAGTTGAGTACATCCCGCTTCCGCCTGCCCCACCTGAAGCCGTGGCCCCGGTCCTCAATGCCCTTGGGGAGCCCACCTTCCAGAGCATGGGGCTGGGCGGCTGGACCCCCATCGGCCTTATCCAGAGCGCCCTTGAGACGCTTCACGTCACCTGCGACCTCCCGTGGTGGGGAACCATTGCCATCG cCACCGTCATCCTCCGCACCCTCATCTTCCCGCTGGTGGTTGTGTCACAGCGCAACGCCGCCAAGATGAACAACTACATGCCCCAGCTGCAGGTCCTCCAGATGAAGATGACCGAGGCGAGGAATGCCGGCGACCAGCTCAACG CGGCGCGGTACAGCCAAGAGATGGTGATCTTCATGAAGGAGAAGAACCTGAGCCCGATGAGGAACATACTGGTGCCTCTTGCCCAG GCGCCCATCTTCATCAGCATGTTCATAGGGCTGCGGCGGATGGCCAACCTGCCCGTGGAGAGCCTGGGGCAGGGTGGCATGTGGTGGTTCGTTGACCTCACCCTGCCTGACGCATACTACCTCCTGCCGATCATCACCTCATGTACCATGCTGGCCACGATAGAG CTTGGCACTGATGGGGCCAGACTGTCCgggcagaacatgcagtatatgAAGTATGTGTTGAGGGCAATGCcactcttcatcttccccttcaccaTCAACTTCCCAGCT gCTGTCTTGTGTTACTGGGTGTCGACAAACTTCTTCTCGCTGATCCAAGTTGGCTTCCTGCGCATCCCAGCCATCAGGGAGTACTTCAGGATAGAGAAGCTCGTCGCCCACAAGAAGGAGTCTCTGCCGCAGAAGGACAAGAAGGGGCCAGTGGAAGGCTTCAAGGAGT ccTGGCGGAACATGAAGATCTCCAGGGAAATTGAGGACCGTCAGCGCTACGACGAGATCAGGTTCAAGAAGGCGGGAACGGGGCCTGTCGTGCGGACCTACAAGCACGACCCAACGAAGAAGGTCATCAACGTGCAGGCCAAGGTCAAGGCCaagtga